The Antedon mediterranea chromosome 11, ecAntMedi1.1, whole genome shotgun sequence genome window below encodes:
- the LOC140061976 gene encoding uncharacterized protein translates to MGVLLLDSEQTWDIWSSQERHIACIQDPEGIPLYTKTSEMLKGGVTLPVYRCARGSTFLESFHLHLNRFIPGERASDLHFQAYLMDGLVRWNANRALAATQSGGPISSTYSGLHQHALNILSEQVIGKKVYKSFIIPNKYTGELIGVEYLYNQSNKVLETQFPVKTDTIYDEDFDKEIYTFDVDEGYDDKTQPDYKPPKRCFKPRNAKEPSPPQLEPLPSCDDNDDDGEGKAALFDTKLEDSTGPDNIPGYAKVEALADYLMQFKEDSGVISQSHAEHVAKLWNNLDAYDKTIKRKARHQDYLTKGRFKKNYFRNTWCRKHLTVRQFPAFFTLLHDVS, encoded by the exons ATGGGCGTCCTACTCTTAGACTCTGAACAGACCTGGGATATCTGGAGCTCACAAGAGCGACACATCGCCTGCATCCAGGATCCAGAAGGCATCCCGCTCTACACAAAAACCAGTGAGATGCTTAAGGGTGGAGTTACCTTGCCAGTATATCGTTGCGCAAGAGGCTCCACTTTTTTGGAATCGTTTCATCTTCACCTTAACAGGTTTATTCCAG GTGAGCGTGCTAGCGACTTACATTTCCAAGCTTACCTGATGGATGGACTTGTTCGATGGAATGCAAACCGTGCACTAGCTGCTACCCAGTCTGGAGGACCCATCTCCAGTACATATAGTGGACTGCATCAGCATGCTCTCAACATACTGTCAGAGCAAGTGATTGGCAAAAAAGTGTACAAAAGTTTTATCATTCCAAACAAGTACACTGGAGAACTCATCGGAGTGGAGTACCTGTACAACCAGTCGAACAAAGTGCTCGAAACTCAATTTCCTGTCAAAACAGATACCATTTATGATGAAGACTTTGATAAAGAAATTTACACTTTTGATGTTGATGAAGGGTATGATGACAAGACTCAACCAGACTACAAACCACCTAAGCGTTGTTTTAAACCTCGAAATGCTAAAGAACCCTCACCACCCCAGCTGGAGCCCTTGCCTTCATGtgacgataatgatgatgatggtgaaggAAAAGCAGCCCTTTTTGACACA aaACTTGAGGATTCCACTGGACCAGACAACATTCCAGGCTACGCCAAAGTTGAAGCCCTGGCAGACTACCTTATGCAGTTTAAGGAAGACAGTGGAGTGATAAGTCAAAGTCATGCTGAACATGTCGCAAAGTTGTGGAACAACCTGGATGCTTATGACAAAACCATTAAGCGCAAAGCACGGCATCAAGATTACCTGACGAAAGGCAGGTTCAAGAAGAACTACTTCCGTAATACCTGGTGTCGAAAGCACTTGACGGTAAGGCAGTTTCCAGCGTTTTTTACTTTGTTGCATGATGTGTCTTAA
- the LOC140062754 gene encoding uncharacterized protein — translation MECLITKLCEAYPSTVSIEGKRFQRWPLITKGYKNIRRKVLSNGHLMLFAKLQLMEINRTTLIQWYNRTSKKQERQVLESGISATIPKLVSDKTLLEPLTKPAVLNVHTSAPSFTFVLPKNTSGLATLGNRPSIPVPGEIAKPPPSVPEASSTRIPRTTLLYRKRVAKDISEGKPIKIYKPRTSAIVCSKCKQPRLNKNHTQYYGNWYCAATSDVTFKEWKSAMVAIRRLRQERKKKQQKE, via the exons ATGGAGTGCCTTATTACAAAACTATGTGAAGCGTATCCATCTACCGTATCTATCGAAGGTAAACGTTTCCAGCGCTGGCCGCTCATTACCAAAGGCTACAAGAACATTCGTCGGAAAGTGCTATCGAATGGACACCTGATGTTGTTTGCTAAGCTTCAGTTGATGGAGATAAATCGTACGACACTCATCCAGTG GTACAACAGAACGTCAAAGAAGCAAGAGCGGCAAGTGTTGGAATCTGGCATCTCAGCAACAATACCCAAACTTGTCTCTGATAAAACCCTACTTGAACCTTTAACCAAGCCAGCGGTGCTAAACGTTCATACAAGCGCTCCTTCTTTCACATTTGTCCTACCAAAAAACACTTCCGGCCTAGCGACTCTAGGAAACAGACCGTCGATCCCAGTTCCTGGCGAGATAGCAAAACCACCACCATCAGTCCCTGAGGCTAGCAGTACTCGTATTCCTAGAACTACCCTCTTGTACAGAAAACGAGTGGCTAAAGACATATCGGAAGGGAAACcgatcaaaatatacaaaccaAGAACGTCTGCGATTGTGTGCTCAAAGTGTAAGCAACCAAGATTAAATAAGAACCACACTCAGTACTATGGAAATTGGTATTGTGCTGCAACATCTGATGTGACTTTTAAAGAATGGAAATCGGCTATGGTTGCCATCCGTCGCCTTCGTCAAGAGAGGAAAAAAAAGCAGCAAAAAGAATGA